From Deltaproteobacteria bacterium, one genomic window encodes:
- a CDS encoding amidohydrolase yields MGKFGHYVIDADGHGGDQPNWQARIPAQFQPKWEERREKIKKQFANLPGVGVKTTQGKAKLDSLERPGMTDPKARLEDMDLEGIDQTIMFPGGAGEEWAGLDRDFAMALCRTLNDCRAEYTAHNRKRLMTVAKLPLIDPEAAVAELRRAVTEHGMVGMVAPQHVRDKNLDHPSFDIVWREAERLGVAVCIHGGGQAIDQVPIGVDRFSTRLETHAFTHPVGQMLAVMSFTVGGILHRFPKLRVAFLEANVGWLPFWLDRLDEHWELTPEQAPHIDRKPSEYFLSGRCFIGCDPDERQIPNVINSLGEGVVVYASDYCHWDCSFPDTVKIIEERSDLSANSKEHIFHKNPARLYGLS; encoded by the coding sequence ATGGGTAAGTTCGGGCACTATGTCATCGATGCGGATGGGCACGGCGGCGATCAGCCGAATTGGCAGGCGCGCATCCCGGCCCAGTTCCAACCCAAGTGGGAAGAGCGTCGCGAGAAGATCAAGAAGCAGTTCGCCAATCTTCCCGGTGTCGGCGTCAAAACCACGCAGGGCAAGGCCAAGCTCGACAGCCTCGAACGTCCGGGGATGACCGACCCCAAGGCACGCCTCGAAGACATGGACCTCGAAGGCATTGATCAAACGATCATGTTCCCCGGCGGCGCCGGCGAGGAGTGGGCCGGCCTCGATCGCGATTTCGCCATGGCGCTGTGTCGCACGCTCAACGATTGCCGCGCCGAGTACACCGCTCACAATCGCAAGCGGCTCATGACGGTGGCCAAGCTTCCGTTGATCGATCCGGAGGCCGCCGTCGCCGAGTTGCGCCGCGCGGTGACCGAACACGGTATGGTCGGCATGGTGGCGCCGCAGCATGTGCGCGACAAGAACCTCGATCATCCGAGTTTCGACATCGTCTGGCGCGAAGCCGAGCGGCTCGGCGTCGCGGTGTGCATTCATGGTGGCGGGCAGGCGATCGATCAGGTGCCGATCGGTGTCGATCGCTTCTCGACCCGCCTCGAGACGCACGCGTTCACCCATCCGGTCGGTCAGATGCTGGCCGTGATGTCGTTCACCGTCGGCGGCATTCTGCATCGCTTCCCGAAATTGCGCGTGGCCTTCCTCGAAGCCAACGTCGGGTGGCTGCCGTTCTGGCTCGATCGCCTCGACGAGCACTGGGAACTCACGCCGGAACAAGCGCCGCACATCGATCGCAAGCCGAGCGAATATTTTCTCTCGGGTCGCTGCTTCATCGGTTGCGACCCGGACGAGCGACAGATCCCGAACGTGATCAACTCGCTGGGCGAAGGTGTCGTGGTGTACGCCTCCGACTACTGCCACTGGGATTGCAGCTTCCCCGACACGGTGAAGATCATCGAAGAGCGCAGCGATCTGTCCGCGAACAGCAAGGAACACATCTTCCACAAAAACCCGGCGCGACTGTACGGATTGTCGTGA
- a CDS encoding Zn-dependent alcohol dehydrogenase, whose amino-acid sequence MKAAVFYGVNRPVVVEEVSVRDPGPGEVRVALKAAGLCHSDLSVIDGTIPYPTPVVLGHEGAGVIDAVGTGVVSVKEGDAVIVSTLSHCGRCRACEVGRPTECRNAPSPKDAKPFTVDGQPAYQFANGSVFAEYTVVREQGAIPIDPRVPFDRACLIGCGIMTGFGAVVNRARVETGATMAVFGVGGIGLNCVQGGVMSGAAKIIAVDVMPQKLEWAKRFGATHVIDSSKDDPVAAIKALTDGGADYTFEAVGNIAVIKQALEALGPGGALTIVGVPKLGTSLDFVVHALYQNKAILGCRYGTARPRVDFPMLAELYLSGRLKIDELITHHYALDDFHHALDDLRQGQLARGVFDLDARA is encoded by the coding sequence ATGAAAGCTGCAGTGTTCTACGGCGTCAATCGGCCGGTGGTTGTCGAAGAGGTGAGCGTGCGCGATCCGGGGCCCGGCGAAGTCCGCGTCGCGCTCAAAGCCGCCGGCCTTTGTCACTCCGACCTCAGTGTGATCGACGGCACCATCCCGTACCCGACGCCGGTGGTGTTGGGGCACGAGGGCGCAGGAGTGATCGACGCGGTCGGCACTGGCGTAGTGTCGGTGAAGGAAGGCGATGCGGTGATCGTCTCGACGCTGTCGCATTGCGGGCGCTGCCGCGCTTGCGAAGTCGGCCGGCCGACCGAGTGCCGCAACGCACCAAGTCCGAAGGATGCCAAGCCGTTCACCGTCGACGGCCAACCAGCCTATCAGTTCGCCAACGGCTCGGTGTTCGCCGAGTACACGGTAGTGCGTGAGCAGGGTGCGATTCCGATCGATCCGCGCGTGCCGTTCGACCGCGCGTGCCTCATTGGTTGCGGGATCATGACCGGCTTCGGCGCGGTGGTGAACCGCGCGCGGGTGGAAACCGGCGCGACGATGGCGGTGTTCGGCGTCGGCGGCATCGGCCTGAATTGCGTGCAAGGCGGCGTGATGTCAGGCGCTGCGAAGATCATCGCAGTCGATGTGATGCCGCAGAAGCTCGAATGGGCGAAGCGCTTCGGCGCGACGCACGTGATCGACAGCTCGAAGGACGATCCGGTCGCCGCGATCAAAGCGCTCACCGACGGTGGCGCCGACTACACCTTCGAGGCGGTCGGCAACATCGCCGTCATCAAGCAAGCGCTCGAAGCGCTCGGCCCCGGCGGCGCGCTTACAATCGTCGGCGTGCCGAAGCTCGGCACCAGTTTGGATTTCGTCGTCCACGCGCTCTATCAGAACAAGGCGATTCTCGGCTGCCGCTACGGCACCGCGCGGCCACGGGTCGATTTTCCGATGCTGGCCGAACTCTATCTCAGCGGCCGGCTGAAGATCGATGAATTGATTACGCATCATTACGCACTCGATGATTTCCATCATGCGCTCGATGATCTGCGGCAAGGACAGCTCGCGCGCGGCGTGTTCGATTTGGATGCGCGCGCGTAA
- a CDS encoding acyl--CoA ligase: protein MDSPLTILDVLTLHAATRGAHPFIFHAGRRVTYRQFDRLTNQAAHALRSLGVSKGDRVTLAMGNSVDFLVGAFGIMKAGAVYNPVNPALGAKELAYILSHAAPKVIVTDIANAPHIVSPQLPLPPGATVAVFGAYEGTVAFDQLLARSSDDAVPITLGASDPSTLLYTSGTTGNPKGVVFHHGSTGAAGKHFLQCLGINGDDTIVAVTPLFHGNAWGATVTALQAGGTVAFPAAFHVSGFWPLVHASHATVLYTLGTVLAMLLTREPSELERTSKLRVILGLGSAPIRDRIIERFGVRHVAECFGSTDAGVVTIEPMGHPPRAGSAGPPVPGVAIRICDDAGQPLKPREVGEITIHSPHHMAEYLHDPEQTALTLRDGWFFTGDLGYLDEDGWLYFVDRKRDVIRRGGENISSVLIEKTLREHPRVVEAAVIGIPDPVLGQEVKAFVVLNGPATADELRAFAAERLAKFQVPRLWEFRDSLPKTPSQRVEKYKLRQESGTSKPLLG, encoded by the coding sequence ATGGATTCGCCATTGACCATCCTCGATGTGCTCACGCTGCACGCCGCGACGCGCGGCGCGCACCCGTTCATCTTTCACGCCGGGCGGCGGGTGACCTATCGGCAATTCGATCGGTTAACAAACCAAGCCGCGCACGCGCTGCGCTCGCTCGGCGTCAGTAAGGGCGATCGCGTCACGCTGGCGATGGGCAACTCGGTCGACTTTCTCGTCGGCGCGTTCGGAATCATGAAGGCCGGGGCGGTTTACAATCCGGTCAATCCCGCGCTTGGCGCGAAGGAGCTGGCGTACATCCTGTCGCACGCCGCGCCGAAAGTGATCGTCACGGACATCGCGAACGCGCCGCACATCGTGTCGCCGCAGTTGCCGCTGCCGCCGGGAGCCACCGTGGCCGTGTTCGGCGCGTACGAAGGCACCGTCGCATTCGATCAACTGCTGGCGCGGAGTTCGGACGACGCGGTGCCGATCACGCTCGGCGCCAGCGATCCATCGACGTTGCTGTACACCTCGGGCACCACCGGCAATCCGAAGGGCGTGGTGTTTCACCACGGCAGCACCGGCGCGGCGGGCAAACACTTCTTGCAATGCCTTGGCATCAACGGCGACGACACGATCGTCGCCGTCACGCCGCTGTTTCACGGCAACGCGTGGGGCGCCACGGTGACTGCGCTGCAAGCCGGCGGCACGGTGGCCTTTCCCGCTGCTTTTCACGTCTCCGGGTTCTGGCCGCTCGTCCACGCCAGCCACGCCACCGTGCTCTACACCCTCGGCACCGTGCTTGCGATGTTGCTGACCCGCGAACCGAGCGAGCTCGAACGGACAAGTAAGTTGCGCGTCATTCTCGGTTTGGGGAGCGCGCCGATTCGCGACCGCATCATTGAACGCTTCGGCGTGCGGCATGTGGCCGAATGTTTCGGATCGACCGACGCCGGCGTGGTGACCATCGAGCCGATGGGGCACCCGCCGCGCGCCGGCTCCGCCGGGCCGCCGGTGCCCGGCGTGGCGATTCGCATCTGCGACGATGCCGGCCAGCCGCTCAAACCGCGGGAGGTCGGCGAGATCACGATTCACTCGCCGCACCACATGGCCGAGTACCTCCACGATCCCGAACAAACGGCGCTGACGCTGCGCGACGGTTGGTTCTTCACCGGCGATCTCGGCTACCTCGACGAGGACGGTTGGCTCTACTTCGTCGATCGTAAACGCGACGTGATTCGCCGCGGCGGCGAGAACATCTCGTCGGTGCTGATCGAGAAAACCTTGCGCGAACATCCGCGCGTCGTCGAGGCCGCGGTCATCGGCATCCCCGATCCGGTGCTGGGTCAGGAAGTGAAAGCGTTCGTCGTCCTCAACGGCCCGGCGACCGCCGACGAACTACGCGCGTTTGCCGCTGAACGGCTGGCCAAATTCCAAGTGCCGCGGCTGTGGGAATTCCGCGACTCGTTGCCGAAGACCCCATCGCAGCGCGTCGAGAAGTACAAGCTGCGGCAGGAGTCCGGCACCAGCAAGCCGTTGCTCGGCTGA
- a CDS encoding aldehyde dehydrogenase family protein: protein MSAPVFDKVLIGGEWVAAANGTYQITNPATEAPAGFAPECSVAQVQAAAHAARDAFERGPWRTMSGAERGALLFKAAEKFKAEMAGLVDLTIAETGALKPVAVSQQVGAVPLRLAKNAELATAPIEEALAPRDLAGRGIAAGLVVREPIGVVACITPFNFPMTNCAGKIGPALACGNTVVVKPSPVDPLGVAELCRIVDSVLPPGVVNFVSGSGADIGEALTTSPDVDMISFTGSTVVGRMIQASAAARFKRTLMELGGKSANIIFADADQAKALASAMQVWTFHSGQICIAGTRVLIEQSIYDEFTKKLAAAGTTLKIGDPNEPGVVVGPLVSATQRERVERCIATGIAEGATLACGGKRPVHLPRGYYVEPTLFTQVRNIMTIAREEIFGPVITAIPFRDEADAIAIANDSEYGLYGYVWTGDSARGLRVARQLRTGTVQINGSGMNPDAPFGGYKQSGIGRDGGRYALNTYSELKYIGYTAA, encoded by the coding sequence ATGAGCGCACCGGTCTTCGATAAAGTCCTCATCGGCGGCGAATGGGTCGCCGCGGCCAACGGGACCTATCAAATCACTAACCCGGCGACGGAAGCGCCGGCGGGCTTTGCCCCCGAGTGCTCGGTCGCTCAAGTGCAGGCGGCCGCGCACGCTGCGCGTGACGCGTTCGAGCGCGGGCCGTGGCGCACGATGAGCGGCGCCGAACGCGGCGCGTTGCTCTTCAAGGCGGCGGAGAAGTTCAAGGCCGAGATGGCGGGACTCGTCGATCTGACCATCGCCGAGACCGGCGCGCTCAAACCGGTTGCGGTGTCGCAGCAAGTCGGCGCGGTCCCCCTGCGTTTGGCGAAGAATGCCGAACTCGCCACGGCGCCGATCGAGGAAGCGCTGGCGCCGCGCGATCTCGCGGGGCGCGGCATCGCTGCCGGCCTCGTCGTGCGCGAGCCGATCGGCGTGGTCGCCTGCATCACTCCGTTCAATTTTCCGATGACCAATTGCGCCGGTAAAATCGGACCGGCGCTCGCTTGCGGCAACACCGTGGTGGTGAAGCCGTCGCCGGTCGATCCGCTCGGCGTCGCCGAGCTGTGTCGCATAGTCGATTCGGTGCTACCGCCGGGCGTCGTCAACTTCGTTTCGGGTTCCGGGGCGGACATCGGCGAAGCGCTGACCACCTCACCGGATGTCGACATGATCTCGTTCACCGGCAGCACAGTGGTCGGCCGGATGATTCAGGCCAGCGCGGCGGCGCGCTTCAAGCGCACGTTGATGGAACTCGGCGGCAAATCCGCCAACATCATCTTCGCCGACGCGGATCAAGCCAAGGCGCTCGCCAGCGCGATGCAAGTGTGGACGTTTCACAGCGGCCAGATCTGCATTGCCGGCACGCGCGTGCTGATTGAGCAATCGATCTACGACGAGTTCACCAAGAAGCTGGCCGCCGCGGGAACGACGCTGAAGATCGGCGATCCCAACGAGCCAGGCGTCGTTGTCGGACCGCTGGTGTCGGCGACGCAGCGCGAACGAGTTGAGCGCTGCATCGCCACCGGAATCGCCGAAGGAGCAACGCTCGCTTGCGGCGGTAAGCGGCCCGTACATTTGCCGCGCGGCTACTACGTCGAGCCGACGCTGTTCACGCAGGTCCGCAACATCATGACCATCGCGCGCGAAGAGATCTTCGGCCCGGTGATCACCGCGATCCCATTTCGCGACGAAGCCGACGCCATCGCCATCGCCAACGATTCCGAATACGGTCTCTACGGCTACGTCTGGACCGGCGACAGCGCGCGCGGCTTACGCGTGGCGCGCCAACTGCGCACCGGCACCGTGCAAATCAACGGCAGCGGCATGAACCCCGACGCGCCGTTCGGCGGCTACAAACAAAGCGGCATCGGCCGCGACGGCGGACGCTACGCGCTCAACACTTACAGCGAACTGAAATACATCGGGTACACGGCGGCGTGA
- a CDS encoding isochorismatase family protein has protein sequence MPVDLKELLNPAHSALLLMECQEGVIGSGGAGRLNALADAVARHGTIAQIARVLAAARAAKVPVFYLTIARRADNAGATANCLLLALGRKGDPLLPGSPRQAIVNALAPIDGEFVLNRFHGVTPFHAGELDQLLRNLGVKTVVATGVSMNIGIPGMTIEAVNCGYQVVIPRGAVTGTPDEYVDAVFEHTLRLLATITTVDEVVAAWR, from the coding sequence ATGCCAGTTGACTTGAAGGAGCTGCTCAATCCCGCGCACAGTGCGCTGCTGCTGATGGAATGCCAAGAGGGCGTCATCGGCAGCGGCGGAGCTGGGCGGTTGAATGCGCTCGCCGATGCGGTGGCGCGCCACGGCACGATCGCGCAGATTGCGCGCGTGCTCGCCGCGGCGCGCGCGGCCAAGGTGCCGGTCTTCTATCTCACCATCGCGCGGCGCGCCGACAACGCGGGCGCGACGGCGAATTGTTTGTTGCTGGCGTTGGGCCGCAAGGGTGATCCGCTGCTGCCCGGCTCACCGCGGCAAGCGATCGTGAACGCGCTGGCGCCGATCGATGGCGAGTTCGTGCTCAATCGCTTCCACGGCGTCACGCCCTTTCACGCCGGCGAACTCGATCAGTTGCTGCGCAACTTGGGCGTGAAGACCGTGGTCGCCACCGGCGTATCGATGAACATCGGCATCCCCGGGATGACGATCGAAGCCGTCAACTGCGGCTATCAAGTCGTGATCCCGCGCGGAGCGGTGACCGGTACGCCGGATGAGTACGTCGACGCTGTTTTCGAACACACGTTGCGCTTGCTGGCGACGATCACGACGGTGGATGAGGTCGTGGCGGCGTGGCGATAG
- a CDS encoding LLM class flavin-dependent oxidoreductase codes for MEFGIFSQMHVPPWDDEHSRYLRELEVSQAVDAVGFKYDWAPEHHFLQHYSHQPAPEVFLSWVAARTTRIHVGTAITNITAAVNHPARVAERIATMDHLSEGRVEFGTGRGSSSAEWGGFAIPSAAETKPMWRESLEQIPLMWRDEPYAFEGKYFRMPERNVLPKPYTRPHPPMWLACSSPNTFAECGELGLGCLCFTFGTPTEIAAHVRAYKDGIKRCKQPVGAYINDNIAVTTNMFCLEDGDEARRLYADAKVERFTEYFLQWLDSIPRPKGLPPTGPVGPLPQSTPEQLKAGLAAGGRQIGSPEEIAKVVKMYDDIGVDQLIYAPLTLTLDQKHVLRSIEAFGKHVLPKFDKDPVHSTRRQREAQLAAKAA; via the coding sequence ATGGAGTTTGGGATCTTCTCGCAGATGCACGTGCCGCCTTGGGACGACGAACACTCGCGCTACTTGCGCGAGCTGGAAGTCTCGCAGGCGGTGGACGCCGTCGGGTTCAAGTACGATTGGGCACCCGAGCATCACTTCCTGCAGCACTACTCGCACCAACCGGCCCCTGAAGTCTTCCTGAGTTGGGTGGCGGCGCGCACCACGCGCATTCACGTCGGCACCGCGATCACCAACATCACCGCGGCGGTGAATCATCCAGCGCGTGTCGCCGAACGCATCGCGACGATGGATCATCTGTCCGAAGGCCGCGTCGAGTTCGGCACCGGCCGCGGTTCGTCGTCGGCCGAGTGGGGCGGCTTTGCGATCCCGTCAGCAGCCGAGACCAAGCCGATGTGGCGCGAGTCGCTCGAACAAATTCCGCTCATGTGGCGCGACGAGCCGTACGCGTTCGAGGGCAAGTACTTCCGCATGCCCGAGCGCAACGTCCTTCCCAAACCGTACACCCGGCCGCATCCGCCGATGTGGCTGGCGTGCTCGAGCCCCAACACGTTCGCCGAATGCGGCGAACTTGGCCTGGGTTGCCTGTGCTTCACCTTTGGCACGCCGACGGAAATTGCCGCGCACGTGCGCGCGTACAAGGACGGCATCAAGCGCTGCAAGCAGCCGGTCGGCGCATACATCAACGACAACATCGCGGTGACGACGAACATGTTCTGCCTCGAAGACGGCGACGAAGCGCGCCGGCTGTACGCCGACGCCAAGGTGGAACGTTTCACCGAATACTTCCTTCAGTGGCTCGACTCGATCCCGCGTCCGAAGGGACTGCCGCCGACCGGGCCGGTCGGTCCCTTGCCGCAGTCGACCCCCGAGCAACTCAAGGCCGGCCTCGCCGCCGGCGGTCGCCAGATCGGTTCGCCGGAAGAGATCGCCAAGGTGGTCAAGATGTACGACGACATCGGCGTCGATCAGCTCATCTACGCGCCGCTGACGTTGACCCTCGATCAGAAGCACGTGCTGCGCTCGATCGAAGCCTTCGGCAAGCACGTCTTGCCGAAGTTTGATAAGGATCCGGTGCATAGCACGCGCCGGCAACGCGAGGCGCAGTTGGCAGCGAAGGCGGCGTGA
- a CDS encoding SDR family oxidoreductase, protein MSADRFHNRIVYITGAGSGVGRATAARFANEGAQVFAADVNEDGIRETVAAIRQSGGVAEGGLCDVAKMESVRASIAAAVKTFGGLNVLVNAAGVGKSARLEEIDEAEWQRVIGVNLNGVFHTTKTAVEHLLKQPGGSIVSISSIAGLRGQAYNSHYCASKAGLLNFTRSIALEFASRGLRANCVCPGGVNTPLIRNFIPREDFEPQLMAYYGPPTAQRLGAPEDIAAIITFLASDDARMINGAAVVADFGTMA, encoded by the coding sequence ATGTCGGCCGATCGCTTTCACAATCGCATCGTCTACATCACCGGCGCCGGCTCCGGCGTTGGCCGCGCGACGGCCGCGCGTTTCGCGAACGAAGGCGCGCAGGTATTCGCGGCCGATGTGAACGAAGACGGCATACGGGAGACGGTCGCGGCGATCCGCCAGTCCGGCGGCGTCGCCGAGGGCGGGTTGTGCGACGTCGCGAAGATGGAATCCGTGCGCGCGTCGATCGCCGCCGCGGTGAAGACATTCGGCGGCCTCAACGTGCTGGTCAATGCCGCCGGCGTCGGCAAGAGCGCGCGCTTGGAAGAGATCGACGAAGCCGAGTGGCAGCGGGTGATCGGCGTGAATCTCAACGGCGTGTTTCACACCACGAAGACCGCCGTCGAGCATCTCTTGAAGCAACCGGGTGGCAGCATCGTGAGCATCTCCTCGATCGCCGGCCTGCGCGGGCAAGCGTACAACTCGCACTACTGCGCCTCGAAGGCCGGGTTGCTGAATTTCACCCGCTCGATCGCGTTGGAGTTCGCCAGCCGTGGGCTGCGAGCGAACTGCGTCTGCCCCGGCGGCGTCAACACGCCGTTGATCCGCAACTTCATCCCGCGCGAAGATTTCGAGCCGCAGCTCATGGCCTACTACGGACCGCCGACGGCGCAGCGGCTCGGCGCGCCGGAAGACATCGCCGCGATCATCACGTTCCTCGCCTCCGACGACGCGCGCATGATCAACGGCGCGGCTGTGGTCGCGGATTTCGGAACCATGGCGTAG
- a CDS encoding type II toxin-antitoxin system HicA family toxin produces the protein MPAKVRELIADLQRAGFADRGGKGSHRNYVHPNVAKPVVISGNLGDDAKHYQVRAVRLALEESKK, from the coding sequence GTGCCAGCGAAGGTGAGAGAACTCATCGCTGACCTCCAACGAGCGGGCTTTGCCGACCGGGGAGGCAAGGGAAGTCATCGAAACTACGTCCATCCGAACGTCGCCAAACCTGTGGTCATATCCGGCAATTTGGGCGATGATGCGAAGCACTACCAAGTTCGGGCGGTGCGGCTTGCGCTTGAGGAGTCAAAGAAATGA